In Clostridium sp. DL-VIII, the following proteins share a genomic window:
- a CDS encoding nuclease, which translates to MVLLPGGKVIFVELNTLGKKARKIQEYRARELRKLGFQVECIDTVEKVDLFIKEVMLNM; encoded by the coding sequence ATGGTGCTCTTACCTGGTGGAAAAGTAATATTTGTAGAACTTAATACACTAGGCAAAAAAGCTAGAAAAATTCAAGAATATAGGGCTAGAGAGCTTAGAAAACTTGGATTTCAAGTTGAATGTATAGATACAGTTGAAAAAGTAGATTTGTTTATTAAGGAAGTAATGCTGAATATGTAA
- a CDS encoding CarD family transcriptional regulator — MFDIGNKVVYPTQGIGIISNIEKREFKGEKQDYYKIKIFNNTMTLSLPVSRAGVSNLRLISDSEAIDIGLESINNAMSETNDYTEYTSKERMAANSKRIKSGSLRSTLEIIYDLTQVKINSKLNATEKQVLKNAKDSVIKEISYAKELSIEDSTNLLKNAIKY; from the coding sequence TTGTTTGATATTGGAAATAAAGTGGTTTATCCAACCCAAGGAATAGGAATAATAAGTAACATTGAAAAAAGAGAATTTAAAGGTGAAAAGCAAGATTATTATAAAATAAAAATTTTTAATAATACTATGACATTAAGTTTACCAGTTAGTAGAGCTGGTGTATCAAACCTCAGATTAATAAGTGATTCAGAGGCTATAGATATAGGATTAGAAAGTATTAATAATGCTATGTCAGAGACGAACGACTATACGGAATATACATCAAAAGAGCGAATGGCTGCTAATTCAAAAAGGATAAAATCAGGATCACTGAGAAGTACTCTAGAGATTATATATGATCTAACTCAAGTTAAAATAAATAGTAAATTAAATGCAACAGAAAAGCAGGTTTTAAAAAATGCGAAAGATTCTGTAATAAAAGAAATTTCTTATGCAAAAGAATTATCAATAGAAGATTCAACTAATTTATTAAAGAATGCAATAAAATATTAA
- a CDS encoding SNF2-related protein gives MDFKLWDYQKYAINHVIDHNPAGLFLDMGMGKTVSSLTAIDNLLFLGDTNKVLVIAPKRVAEDTWSTEVDKWDHLKELRISIILVTPKQRDEAAKKDADIHVTSRDNVVWLVENYLFLNSQRTKTDVK, from the coding sequence ATGGATTTTAAACTTTGGGATTATCAAAAATACGCGATCAATCATGTTATAGATCATAATCCAGCAGGTTTATTTCTAGATATGGGAATGGGCAAAACGGTTAGTTCATTAACTGCAATAGATAATTTATTATTCTTAGGTGATACAAATAAAGTTTTAGTTATAGCTCCAAAGAGAGTTGCAGAAGATACTTGGTCCACAGAAGTAGACAAATGGGATCACCTAAAAGAATTAAGGATATCAATAATCTTAGTAACTCCAAAACAAAGAGATGAAGCAGCAAAAAAGGATGCAGATATTCATGTTACAAGCAGAGATAATGTTGTGTGGTTAGTTGAAAATTATTTATTTTTAAATAGCCAAAGAACTAAAACAGATGTGAAATGA